In Narcine bancroftii isolate sNarBan1 chromosome 7, sNarBan1.hap1, whole genome shotgun sequence, the sequence TTCCACTAATGTTTATATTATTTTAATAAGAGGCTTGCAAGGTGGAGGAAGGTAAGCTTTGTTGCTTTGCTCGAAAAAGAGTAGAATGACACTGAGAGTTCAGTCAGTTGATAACATGGAAGGTTATGCACAGTATGAAGATTTTTTCCACATTAGACAATCTCAAATGTCATCTTAATGTTTACATGCTCACCTCTGAATTTAAAGTTCAAGTGACATCTAATCACATAATCCAGACTAATATTTTGGATCACAGAGGTTGCTGGAGTTGAAATTGGGTGTTGTGCCCAATTTATAAAATGTGGCCCATGAGCAATAAAAACGTCAAATTAATTAGGGCAGGTATTTTTCAAATGCCCAGATGAGCCTCCTAAAAAAAGTTATTAGACCTGTTGCATTTTTCAAAGTGAGGAATGACATCAGTTTTAGGGCCCTTTCCCAAGCATTCTGTCTGCACTGCCATCATGTGACCAGCAACATTTGAAGTAAAATCCTCACTGCATTCTGCCACTTCTTCACAAGTATGCAGTCAGCCACTAACTGTGAACCAAGTACTTAGTATTTTGCTTCACAAGAATGGCAAGCTCCAAGTCATAAACACTCgtgtccatgcctcattaaacataataAAAGTGACCTTGTTGGGCCGTGCATTCCTTATCCAATACCAACATTAGTCTTGAAAAACGAACAAAAGCTTTAGCTCTTTTtgcctgcaaccccccccccccccacagtcagcTCAGGTAGATAGTAAAGAGCAAAGTGTTTCACTCAATGTCCAGTGGAAAACATTGATTCCTCAATTTAATCAAAAGTACAGATTAACTGATCAGTTTGTTAAAGCTTGATGTGCATTGTTTCCTGCATGTTCTAAGACAACAGTAACTACAACTCAGTTGTAATTTATTAACTTTATACAGTTTTGGGATATTCCTCTCCTAACAGTAAagttttaatcatttttattctGAAAATAGTTCAGTTCCAAAacatacatttttaaaacattttcaaacATTAAACATTTTGCTGTTTTTCTAACGGTTGAACATTCAATGATCTAATTTTCTGTTTTAACATCATATGAAAACGTATGGCAACTGTGCATATCAACTGATGTTTCAAGCAAGTTATAGATTCTGCATTAATGTGCAAATTTAATTTCATTAGATTGCCATTGAATATTACAAGCGTGTGGCACTTGGCAGAGACTTGGTTGTCTCTCCACTGATAATATTTCAGTATATCGAGCCAACATTGTTCCGGGCAGTTGGTTGTTGGGTTTCCCTGGATAATTTTGAGGGTAACTCAGGTGAAATTTGTCTTTCTGTGTAAAGATATGTGCAAAAAAAACCGATGAAACAAAATACAATCCAATTGATATCTTTAAACTGACAATACACATAACTGAGGAACAGCAAAAGGAATAAAACAGTACATATGTAATACCaatgttccttcaatttctcaAGGCTAAAATTCCAGCTTCTGAAAGAAGTTTTGTAATGACTTGAATATGTGCCTTTTCATTAGCTTATTCTGTACTTAGCTTATATTATGCTTGTTATTAACATTATAACTCGGGAATCAAGTCAATCCCGATATGTTAAAGTGTTTGACGTCCAAAGTGCATTCCCAAAGTATATTAGTCATAAGAAAACGTGAAGATTGTTCCATTAAAAGATAACAGCCTTGCAGAAAAAGCACCTGCAATCACTGAGATCCAGTTTACAGTCATCTCTACCCACCTTCAAATAAATTACCCTAAAATTAGATATCCCAAAGCCGCAAATTGATCGCAAAAGCAATTCTCAGGTCATACCCAAAGCCATTAAAGTCTATGCCGTATGTACTTTTGCAAGTAGCAATTGTATCGTGCAACCTCCCTCTTCATTGCCCGTCAACCCCcgaaatatttcatttttctgtTTACATTGACATGATCATCTCATTTCAATGCCAATTGTTCCAAAATTTCTGGCCATAGTGGGAACGATTTATCTTAACCGACCCAATCAAATCCCTTTGTGCTTTTGTTTGCATAACATTTCTTTAATGTTCCATCTCTTCAAGAAAATGATTCCATCATAACGTCACTCTTCCCATCGTTAAACCAGTTCCATTATCTCGTCCAGGGTAAGCCATCCAGTATCAAGGTGCAGGGCTGGATGAAGTTTTCTAACTTCTGAGTAACTTAACAGGTAAAATAGACATCCTATACCAGACATGCGACCTTCAACAAACTGCACCATACCACGTTAATGAGCAGAATGGGACTTGATTGGCATGTGGGGAagatttgtgcgtgtgtgtgagagaaattgTACTCCATTCGGTGTTGAGTTTGTTTAGATGACGTTTTGCTATTGTAAACACCATTCACTCAGCATAATACCCGACTGGAAGGGAGAATTTAAAAAACTCCACTATCAGGTTGTTCACTCATTCAGCTTTGGCCGAAGCGCGGCGGGGAGCGAATGTCTCCACCACCGAGCACGTCTGGGGCCGAGGTTCATGCCGGGCCAGGGGTACCCGCTCCGTTTGGGCTGTGCTTTATCCACCTGAATGCTCCTCAAGGGGAGGAGAGACCTAGTGTCCGTCCGCATATTTATTGATCGGGCTGACTGGCCGGGAGCACCGTGCTCAGAAACAGATGGCACCCCACCGCCCACTACTGCAGCCCCGGCTTGCCCTGGGCCTCGGGCAGCTCGGGCAGGAGCAGGGCCCCGCACTGAGCGCCGTACAGGGCCACAGGCAACCGGCACACCTGGCTCCAGCTGTCCGAGGCCGGGTCGTAGACCACGGCGCTCTGGGCCGGCACCTCGCGGCCTTGCTGCCACTTCTTGCCGCCCATCAGGTAGACGGCGCCGTCCAGCACGGCCAGCCCGTAGCAGGAGCGGTCGAAGAGCAGCGGCCGGAGGCGTTGCCACTGGGCCCGCCGCGGCTCGTAGCACTCGATGTCGCAGAAGGGCTCGTACGTGCCGACGAACGAGTAGATGCGCTCGCCCACCACGGCCATCTGATGGCCGAAGCGGGCGAGGGTCATGGGCGGGCAGCGCTGCCAGCCGGCCCCCGCCTGCGGCGCCAGGCTGTACATCTCCTGACAGGCCTCGGCCTGGCCGGCGGGCCGCCCGCCGGACACGTAGAGGGTGCCGGCGTGCACGGCGCAGGCGTGGCCGTACAGGGGGTGCGGCAGCTGGACCGCTTCCAGCCAGCGCCCGCTGCCGCCGAAGTCGAGGAGCTCGACGGCCGAGAGCGAGGCCTGGCCGGCGCCGCAGCGGCCTCCCAGCGCGAAGATGCGCTCGCCCAGCACGCAGCAGGCGAACTGCGCCCGCCGTTTCCGCATGTTGGCCGCTCGGCTCCAGGTGTCGGAGCGGGGGTCGTACCGGAACACGCGGCGGCTGGGCATCGGCTTCGGCCCGCCGTTATCCGGCTCCCCGGCCGGGGCCGGACGCCCTGGCGGAGCCGGGGCCCCGGGCGGCTCCTGATCTACGCAACGCGTCGGATCCGCGGCCGCCTCCAGCAATTCGCCCCCGAGCACGAAGAGGAAGTCGCCGAGCACGCACACGCAGTGGCTCTGCACCCTCGGGCCGTCGGCCAGCGGCCTCCAGCTGCCCGTGCGGGGATCGAGCGCCGAAAGCCCGCCAGAGGGCCGGCTGGCGGCGCCGTCCACGAGCAACAGGCCGCCGGCGGCCACCAGCTGCCGCACGCCGCTCCTCAGCGTGCTCTGCCGGCTCTGGCGGACCGGTTGCCGGGCCTCGGCGTGGTGGTAGCGcacggcctgggtgatgaggCGGCGGGCGCCGGGAGCGCCCTGCCCCTCCTGCAGTAGGAGCCGCTGCAGCTCGGCGCAGGGGACGAGGCCGTAGCGAACGCGACTCAGCACGGGGTCGGCGAGGCTGCGGCGCTCGGGTCCGCCGTCCAGCCAGTCGAGGGCGAGCTTCAGCAGCGCGGACTCCGGCACGCCAGGCAGCCGCTCGGAGTCGAGCACGGCCAGCAGCGAGTCGGGGTTCAGGTCGGCCAGGCCGCTGTGCTCGGCCCCCAACTCCAGCAGGCGCCACAGGTTCGAAGCGATGTAGAGGTCGGCGCGGCGCCGCGCCTCGGGCAGCGCGAAGCCGGCCGCCAGGTTGGCCGAGTGGCAGCAGCCGGCGGGGCTCAGGCTGCTGGCCAGATAGACGGAGCAGAGGCGCAGGGCTTCGGGCACCTGCAGGTAGCTGGCCGCCTCCAGCGTCTGCTCTAGGCTGTCGGGGCACAGCACCAGGCACGACGTGTAGATGAAGTCCAGGACCCGGGCCAAGCCGCCGGCCGACACCAGCTGCAGCTGTACCTCGGCCGCGCTCGCCTCCCGCGTGTGCGCCTGGAACAGACACCTGAAGTAGTCGCTGGCGCAGGCCAGCAGCGAGCGGTGGGCGCGGAACTCGGTGCCCTCGGCCACCAGCACCACGTCGCACAGCAGCTTCTCGTCCCTCAGGGCGCGGTAGCGGGACACCACCATCTCGCCGTGAGTGCTGGACAGCGCCAGGAAGTAGCTCATGCCCCTCCTCGTTTCGCGCGATCCActcccgtccctgccttctcctcgttccctcccctctctccttcaccttccctctcctctgTCCTTcgttccctctcccctccaaccAAAGAAACTTCAGGGTCGTTAAGGTTTTAGACGCCTGGCCGAGGTTCTGAACTTTTTTTGAAATGATACAGATTGCCAAATTAATCCACGACCTCTCAAACTTGCCCCTCGTTGCAAATCGATGAACCGCCTGGAAGACAATCCTCAGAGCCGCTGGTTGCGAGCTGAGACGTTACGAACACAGCTGGGATTCGGTCTCGGTCGCTGACATCCACACAGGAGCTGGGCTGGCGTATCGGTTCTCACTCTTTCAGCTGAAGGTGGACTTCAGAGATGGTGTGGGGGCGGGTTTGTTCAATATTGAATGCGTCTTCATCATAAGACCGCGCTGGAAGCAGCCGGCGATGTGCTCTGCTCATCTTAAACACGGAGGAGCCCGGCGAAAAGGGATGACAGAAAGTATTGTGGACTTTCCGGTTGAAAGTGCTTCGTTTCATTGGCGCGGATGCTACTCTTGCTCGTCGATTTCTTGTCCTTGGTCAAACATTGAGCGACCGCCTGGAAATGGAACACATTTAGCTTCCAGTTTGGAGGTCCCGTGAATCAAGTCCAGCGGTCCCAGATTGTTACTGTGACCTGGCATGAGTTAATGTTCGCAGGATGTCCCGGCTCCTTCCCTGGATTCACCGGCACCAGCTCCGAATCCAGTTGACAGGCCGGTGACCTCTCGTTAAATGATTCGCCAAGGCGCGAATAGAAACCAGGCAGTGCCAAGTTCATAACGTCTGCGGCCGGGATGGAGTTCGCCCACTCTCCGACGGCCACTTGTTCCTGGAGTAAGGTGAGGGGTAGTTCGTGAACACCGTGTGGGGCCGAGTGGCCTGCATCTACTGCCATCCGGAATTAAAGAGGAGGTGCAGGCGTGTTCGTTGGCACACGGGCTTTGCAACCGACGCGAAGGCGTGAATGGGTCCCATCCTGCCCTCGCAATACTGACGGGGTCCCTAAACAAATCCTCTCCCACGCTGATAATGCCCGCCTGGCGGTTCTGTATGAAAGGACGCGCGAGATTTTTTTTCGCCGCTGATGAATCCTTCTGCAAATATAGACAGAAGATGCTAGAAATTCTCGACGGGTCGGGAAGTGTCTCAGGAGAGGAAAGTAGATAGAACTTTCGACCAATAATCCGCAGGAAGATCTCTGGCTCGAACATGATTTGCTGTCCACATTCCGGCTGGAGACCCGCTTCCAGCAGGTCCCCGCACCGATGCCCCTCTGTTAAATATCGACACGCCCCGTCTTTTCCGATCTGTCCCCTCCCTGGTTCCTCTCGCCGCTTCTATAAATACACCGCCAGACGAGTTGGTCTCCGGAGAAAAATGTCCTCTCGCCAATGCATGTCTGTGGCACCTCCAAATCGCGCTGCTTCAGATCTTCCTCACCCGAACGCTCAAAACAAACCCAGCAAATACACACATAACGTAATTGTGATGATTATTGGCCCAATGCGCATAACAGTTGTGGGCGAGCACATCAAGGGTCTGCGCCCGCACCGGATTCTGCACCTGCGGCTGATGCTCCACCTGCGGCTGATGCTCCACCTGTAGCTGATTCTCCACCTGTAGCTGATGCACCACCTGTAGCTGATTCTGCAGCTACGGCTGATTCTGCACCTGTAGCTGATTCTGCAGCTGCGGCTGATGCTGCACCTGTGGCTGATTCTACAGCTGCAGCTGCTACTGATTCTGCGCCCACACCAGATTCTGCACCTGCGGCTGATGCTGCACCTGCGGCTGATGCTGCACCTGCGGCTGATGCTGCACCTGCGGCTGATGCTGCACCTGCGGCTGATGCTGCACCTGCGGCTGATTCTCCACCTGTGGCTAATTCTCCACCTGTAGCTGATTCTGCACCTGTAGCCCTCGACAACGACAAGTTGTAGCAACTGTAACATGAAATGTCAACAATTTTGCCCTCTTCGTTTCTGACTGCTTAAAATAAAATGGTAAAATGTTAAACTTGGGGGTAGGTGTAGAATGAAAACATGTTTGTTTTATTCTTATGGACCCACTGTTCACACAAGTGATATCAacgtgtgagaaagtggaatATTGTCCAAAACTGCACCTGTTTCAAATAACGACGGCGATGGTTAATAAAGAAAGTTTGAACAATGAGAGCAAGGTAAGAAGCATTTCCTAATTATCCATTAATGGTGAACCAGgctttcttttttcattttgaaCTTTATTACTAGTCCATTAAAAATCACTGTTGTGAAAGCTGATTTTGCTGGTTTTAAGAAAGGCAACATTCGGCTCAGCGTTTGGCCATTTCCGTGGATATCCGGGTAAACATATCGGTTCATACTTTGCAGCTACTAGTTTTCCTTTCGACTGGACCAACATTCCACGAGATAAGTGGACAATGATAAAAATAAAAGCACTGGACGAGTGCCCAGGAATATTCTGGGGTGGACGGTAGCCAGCCTCCATTGTGCTGTATTGGATCTTGTTTGATCAGTATAAATGTATCAGACTCCAAAGATAAAACTATAAATCCATGGGCGGCACACCGGCGAGCCAGGTGAGCCGATGGCTCACAGCGCCTGAGATTGGTCTCATCCTTGACCCCTTTAACAGGTGATCCGCCTTCTTTCCACAGAGACATGTAGGTGAATTGTAAATTGCCCCCAGTGTGTATGAGTGGTGGAATCTCGTGGGGAATATTTGAGGGAGGATTTTAAAAGTGTAAGTGGGTGGTTTGTTGATGGGTGCACGAGTCCATGGTGTATCTCAGTAGGAAACCAAAATAAGAAAGATCAAGTTAAAGGcccatacagaaaaaaaaaacagtacattCAATAAAAAGCCAAAGTACATCACAACTGGATGCTAGATGtctttttaaaatctgaaatagtTGCAGCCCTGCATTTTGTGCTGAAAGTCTCACCATCTATATGATGAACCCCAAAATAGAGCTCAGTGTAAGAACATACAACATACGTTaaatagggtggccattccaaaaggtgGAGGtagtcataggttaccatatatacagtgtgtttgcatttgtttttgcaatactgtttaaatcttttaaaatatatatatatatatatatatat encodes:
- the LOC138738875 gene encoding kelch-like protein 34 gives rise to the protein MSYFLALSSTHGEMVVSRYRALRDEKLLCDVVLVAEGTEFRAHRSLLACASDYFRCLFQAHTREASAAEVQLQLVSAGGLARVLDFIYTSCLVLCPDSLEQTLEAASYLQVPEALRLCSVYLASSLSPAGCCHSANLAAGFALPEARRRADLYIASNLWRLLELGAEHSGLADLNPDSLLAVLDSERLPGVPESALLKLALDWLDGGPERRSLADPVLSRVRYGLVPCAELQRLLLQEGQGAPGARRLITQAVRYHHAEARQPVRQSRQSTLRSGVRQLVAAGGLLLVDGAASRPSGGLSALDPRTGSWRPLADGPRVQSHCVCVLGDFLFVLGGELLEAAADPTRCVDQEPPGAPAPPGRPAPAGEPDNGGPKPMPSRRVFRYDPRSDTWSRAANMRKRRAQFACCVLGERIFALGGRCGAGQASLSAVELLDFGGSGRWLEAVQLPHPLYGHACAVHAGTLYVSGGRPAGQAEACQEMYSLAPQAGAGWQRCPPMTLARFGHQMAVVGERIYSFVGTYEPFCDIECYEPRRAQWQRLRPLLFDRSCYGLAVLDGAVYLMGGKKWQQGREVPAQSAVVYDPASDSWSQVCRLPVALYGAQCGALLLPELPEAQGKPGLQ